A genomic segment from Luteolibacter ambystomatis encodes:
- a CDS encoding helix-turn-helix transcriptional regulator has product MLISTLARVGWRLRSPGVMTRRRVSGTGIALAFAAHSCINIAMTDAQRERVHQLWDSLTDFPASETERALEHLMAGIANMIDAGNAYWLGYIRLCAPVPDDPLKGLRPGAGRYLHPTPTHSESARSQTNQWNRRQVNEGYVRAARDVGRFRSFRLRKEMRPAYFEEEFYQTFHAARGFHDQCIVFFPVNDDYESMFNFQRVGVARDFTAAEEAIAAYALRGIKWFHRQVALGYGLLLAEPPLTPIQRQISRLLLTERSEKQIAAEIGRTQGMMHKHITEIFRKFGVTGRAGLMAVWLGKVKVV; this is encoded by the coding sequence GTGCTGATCAGCACCCTGGCGCGGGTCGGCTGGCGGCTACGATCTCCCGGTGTCATGACACGACGAAGGGTGTCGGGGACCGGCATTGCGCTGGCTTTCGCGGCGCATTCCTGCATTAACATCGCCATGACGGACGCCCAGCGCGAGAGGGTTCACCAACTATGGGATTCGCTTACGGATTTTCCGGCCTCCGAGACCGAACGCGCGCTGGAGCATCTCATGGCCGGCATCGCCAACATGATCGATGCCGGCAATGCCTACTGGCTGGGCTACATCCGCCTATGTGCGCCGGTGCCGGATGATCCGCTCAAGGGACTCCGCCCAGGAGCCGGGCGCTACCTTCATCCCACGCCGACGCATAGCGAATCCGCCCGCAGCCAGACGAACCAGTGGAATCGCCGGCAAGTCAACGAAGGCTACGTCCGGGCCGCGCGCGACGTGGGGCGGTTTCGCTCCTTCCGCCTCCGCAAGGAAATGCGACCCGCCTATTTCGAGGAGGAGTTTTACCAAACCTTTCACGCGGCCCGCGGATTTCATGACCAGTGCATCGTTTTCTTCCCGGTGAACGACGACTACGAATCCATGTTCAACTTCCAGCGCGTCGGCGTGGCCCGCGATTTCACCGCTGCCGAGGAAGCCATCGCCGCCTACGCGTTGCGGGGCATCAAGTGGTTTCACCGCCAGGTCGCCCTCGGCTACGGCCTCCTCCTCGCGGAGCCCCCCCTCACTCCGATTCAACGCCAAATCAGCCGCCTGCTCCTCACCGAACGCAGCGAAAAGCAAATCGCCGCGGAAATCGGCCGGACCCAGGGCATGATGCACAAGCACATCACCGAAATTTTCCGCAAATTCGGCGTCACCGGCCGCGCCGGCCTGATGGCCGTCTGGCTCGGGAAGGTGAAGGTCGTGTAG
- a CDS encoding 3-keto-disaccharide hydrolase, with the protein MKIRLPAILPCALLAIISAAFSADSSAQTELWTPLPASAWHWYGHEKHEGLPPVWTVEADGSLHRAPGNGSWARQDLATDESDYQNFVLELEWKVGKAANSGVFYRIKDGQNQPWPSGFEHQILDDEGFHDGKAPPIHRAGALYSILGPNDGKDLKPPGEWNTTRIVADGRHLEHWLNGKCILKVDLDSPEFKEAFAASEWKGSPAKGAAPNGIIGLQDHGGEVWFRNIRVKKLPVAAK; encoded by the coding sequence ATGAAAATCCGCCTGCCCGCCATTCTTCCCTGCGCCCTCCTCGCCATCATATCCGCCGCCTTTTCAGCCGATTCTTCGGCTCAAACCGAGCTGTGGACTCCTCTCCCTGCCAGCGCCTGGCATTGGTATGGCCACGAAAAGCATGAAGGCCTTCCACCAGTGTGGACGGTCGAGGCCGATGGTTCGCTGCATCGCGCGCCGGGCAATGGCAGTTGGGCCAGGCAAGATCTCGCCACCGACGAGTCGGACTATCAAAACTTCGTGCTCGAACTGGAATGGAAGGTCGGCAAGGCCGCCAACAGCGGAGTTTTCTATCGCATCAAGGACGGTCAAAACCAGCCATGGCCAAGCGGCTTCGAGCACCAGATTCTCGATGACGAGGGATTCCATGATGGAAAGGCTCCCCCCATTCACCGCGCGGGCGCGCTGTATTCCATCCTCGGTCCCAACGACGGGAAGGACCTGAAGCCGCCGGGCGAATGGAATACGACCCGCATCGTCGCCGATGGCCGCCATCTGGAGCACTGGCTCAATGGCAAGTGCATCTTGAAAGTGGATCTCGACTCTCCGGAATTCAAGGAAGCCTTCGCTGCGAGCGAATGGAAAGGCAGCCCCGCCAAGGGGGCTGCGCCAAATGGAATCATTGGACTCCAGGATCATGGTGGCGAAGTGTGGTTTCGGAACATCCGCGTCAAGAAGCTGCCCGTGGCGGCGAAGTGA
- a CDS encoding autotransporter-associated beta strand repeat-containing protein, with amino-acid sequence MKTSRRIHRRLFTRIAASAIPIGALALGPCAHAINAYWMGGSSDDWDGSHWDVGGTGIGTSLLNSNDESSYDLYFGSGGYHDVNGIVTTTRSVSPSSLNFSQQNWTLNVGAIASGATSASSVHLNVNHTSPQVTINSTYGISFGTSLASSYMDMNVDTGSVLTLNANVYGRGSLNKYEGGTAVIASPYNQQRGSVISGTNVFAGTLITDNPINDYNIRAGATMGFDIPTDSGWGTRGDLSYGGNIYGDGSFVKKGGAVLIMTQDVYYTGSTTVEAGRLVVATFHNPYVTSSFTFNGGDLELRTGTSHQTYGDRISGTGSFTKSGSYNLTLTGTQNSAGGGVFVTGGSLVESAPMAQSYNLSGSAKLTWNASGLFAATISGTGSFTKAGDGHLTFSNPQSYTGGTTITGGTLVTPQPIGNFFIDSGATLVIPTNSDFTYSGLISGAGEFYKNGAATLTLTADYSTAPAGYRTGRIRVLNSRLIEQHPHGDYYVDFLDPETGPSDLEFANVGNVYFGNPSFPVSGAVGGTISGPGDFTKSGTGGLLLTAGMTHTGKTTVNQGDLVSLVSNALPSVTALAINSPGRFLTGYGLSQTVDTLAGSGNVILSGNTLTLAGGASATFSGVISSASPAGLTKNGPGTQTLSGQNTYTGDTLISGGALTLASGGALRFKVGANGVSNKLTGTGTLNLDGTLVLDLTTAGNAPGNAWTLVNTSTLAETYGSTFALASSSRGAFTKKAGKWTMNENGVTYEFVPATGVLIVVPLTGYALWAASHAGGQAADEDYNRDGVQNGIAYFMNNTGVITLPGIVGGKITWPNGGTIAATAYGTEFKVQTSSDLASWADIPTGDANLTNLAASVAYMLPSRQGRCFVRLSITPN; translated from the coding sequence ATGAAAACCTCCCGTCGCATCCACCGCCGCCTCTTCACCCGGATCGCCGCTTCCGCCATCCCCATAGGCGCACTCGCCCTCGGCCCCTGCGCCCATGCGATCAACGCTTATTGGATGGGAGGAAGCTCCGACGATTGGGACGGTTCCCACTGGGATGTGGGAGGCACCGGCATTGGCACTTCTCTCCTCAACTCGAACGACGAAAGCAGCTACGATCTCTATTTCGGCAGTGGTGGCTACCATGACGTCAACGGCATCGTCACGACCACCCGGAGCGTCAGCCCGTCGTCGCTGAACTTCTCCCAGCAGAATTGGACGCTGAATGTCGGCGCCATCGCCTCGGGAGCCACCTCCGCGTCGTCCGTGCATCTCAATGTCAACCACACCAGCCCGCAGGTGACGATCAATTCCACCTATGGCATTTCCTTCGGAACTTCCCTTGCGTCGTCCTACATGGATATGAACGTCGATACTGGATCGGTGCTCACCCTCAACGCCAACGTGTATGGCCGCGGGAGCTTGAATAAATATGAGGGCGGCACCGCCGTCATCGCCTCTCCCTATAACCAACAGCGCGGCTCGGTCATCTCCGGCACCAACGTGTTTGCCGGGACACTGATCACGGACAATCCGATCAACGACTACAACATCCGCGCAGGCGCCACCATGGGCTTCGATATTCCGACCGATTCCGGGTGGGGGACCCGGGGAGATCTTTCCTACGGCGGAAACATCTACGGCGACGGCTCCTTCGTGAAAAAAGGCGGAGCGGTACTGATCATGACGCAGGACGTTTACTACACCGGGTCCACGACGGTCGAGGCCGGCCGGCTTGTCGTCGCCACCTTCCACAATCCCTACGTCACCAGCAGCTTCACCTTCAATGGTGGTGATTTGGAACTCCGAACGGGGACGAGCCACCAGACCTACGGAGACAGGATCAGCGGCACGGGTTCCTTCACCAAGAGCGGATCATACAATCTGACCCTGACCGGAACACAAAACAGTGCGGGAGGCGGGGTCTTCGTCACGGGCGGGAGCCTTGTCGAGAGTGCTCCGATGGCACAAAGCTACAATCTCAGCGGCAGTGCCAAACTCACCTGGAACGCGTCGGGACTCTTCGCAGCCACGATATCCGGTACCGGCAGTTTTACCAAAGCCGGCGATGGTCATCTCACCTTCAGCAATCCACAATCCTACACCGGCGGGACCACCATCACCGGCGGAACCCTTGTAACTCCGCAACCCATCGGCAATTTCTTCATCGATTCCGGTGCCACACTGGTCATCCCCACAAACAGCGATTTTACCTACAGCGGGCTCATCTCCGGTGCTGGCGAGTTCTATAAGAACGGGGCCGCCACCCTCACCCTCACTGCCGACTACAGCACCGCACCGGCAGGTTACCGGACCGGTCGCATCCGTGTGCTCAACTCCCGGCTCATCGAGCAACATCCGCACGGGGATTACTATGTCGATTTCCTTGATCCCGAGACAGGTCCCTCTGATCTCGAATTTGCGAATGTCGGCAATGTGTATTTCGGCAACCCCTCATTTCCTGTTTCAGGAGCCGTCGGAGGCACGATCTCCGGCCCCGGAGACTTCACCAAAAGCGGAACAGGAGGCCTTCTCCTGACGGCGGGTATGACCCACACAGGGAAGACCACGGTCAACCAGGGCGACCTCGTTTCACTGGTGAGCAACGCGCTCCCCTCCGTGACCGCCCTGGCCATCAACTCTCCTGGCCGATTTCTGACAGGATATGGCCTGTCTCAGACCGTGGACACACTGGCAGGTTCTGGAAATGTCATCCTCAGTGGGAACACACTCACTCTCGCCGGTGGTGCCAGCGCCACTTTCTCCGGCGTGATCTCCAGCGCCTCCCCTGCAGGCCTCACGAAGAACGGTCCCGGCACGCAGACCCTCTCCGGCCAGAACACCTACACGGGCGACACCCTCATTTCCGGCGGCGCGCTGACCCTGGCCAGCGGCGGAGCCCTGCGGTTCAAGGTCGGCGCGAATGGCGTCAGCAACAAACTCACCGGCACCGGCACTCTCAATCTCGACGGCACCCTGGTGCTCGATCTCACCACCGCGGGCAATGCTCCGGGAAATGCCTGGACTCTGGTGAACACCTCCACCCTGGCGGAAACCTACGGCAGCACCTTTGCGCTCGCCAGCAGCTCCCGGGGAGCCTTCACCAAGAAAGCAGGCAAATGGACCATGAACGAGAACGGGGTCACCTACGAATTCGTGCCCGCCACCGGAGTGCTCATAGTCGTCCCCCTGACGGGATACGCTCTATGGGCAGCCAGCCATGCCGGCGGACAGGCCGCGGATGAGGACTACAACCGAGACGGCGTTCAGAATGGGATCGCTTACTTCATGAACAACACTGGCGTCATCACCCTTCCCGGAATCGTTGGCGGCAAAATCACCTGGCCGAACGGAGGGACCATCGCCGCGACCGCCTATGGCACCGAATTCAAGGTTCAGACATCGTCGGATCTCGCAAGCTGGGCAGACATCCCGACAGGTGATGCCAACCTGACAAACCTTGCCGCATCGGTGGCCTACATGCTTCCCTCGAGACAGGGCAGATGCTTCGTGCGTCTCTCCATCACCCCAAACTAA
- a CDS encoding tRNA1(Val) (adenine(37)-N6)-methyltransferase, translated as MLPATRASSSHPSLQHWQEERQRLEEELGERITLDALTGPRGVCAVDGLKDDGGYSAGWLIAQRLKGHRHSADDVLTAWYALQCSPPVLEHLDLGTGIGTVGLLTLWGMGMEARLTCVEAQEISYRLLQSNLDANGLRSRVDCSHGDLRELALEKKFPLITGSPPYFPVTDGVVPQDSQKAHARFELRGDVSDYARAAVKHLLPDGWFVLCFPSRQKQRALDGIAAAGLKVVRMRDVVPRETLPPLFTLFACRFPEVAIEETQDEPPLVVRYESGRLTAEMAAVRRGFGFEDGEAHGGHGC; from the coding sequence ATGCTTCCTGCCACCCGTGCTTCCTCGTCCCATCCGTCCCTCCAACACTGGCAGGAGGAGCGGCAGCGTCTGGAAGAGGAGTTGGGAGAACGCATCACCCTTGATGCGCTGACTGGTCCGCGGGGTGTTTGTGCCGTGGATGGATTGAAGGATGACGGTGGATACTCCGCTGGTTGGTTGATCGCGCAGCGCTTGAAGGGCCATCGCCATTCCGCGGATGACGTGCTGACCGCTTGGTATGCCCTCCAATGTTCGCCGCCGGTGCTGGAACATCTGGATCTCGGTACCGGGATCGGCACGGTGGGATTGCTGACGCTGTGGGGGATGGGAATGGAAGCCCGGCTGACCTGCGTGGAGGCGCAGGAGATCAGTTACCGGCTGTTGCAGTCGAACCTCGATGCGAATGGACTGCGCTCGCGGGTGGATTGCTCCCATGGGGATTTGCGCGAGCTGGCGTTGGAGAAGAAGTTTCCGCTCATTACCGGCAGTCCCCCGTATTTTCCGGTGACGGATGGTGTGGTGCCCCAGGATTCGCAAAAGGCGCATGCCCGCTTCGAGCTACGTGGAGATGTCTCCGACTATGCACGGGCTGCCGTGAAGCACCTGCTGCCGGACGGGTGGTTCGTGCTGTGCTTTCCTTCCCGGCAAAAACAGCGTGCGCTCGATGGGATCGCGGCCGCGGGTTTGAAGGTGGTGCGGATGCGGGATGTGGTGCCGCGTGAGACATTGCCGCCGTTGTTCACGCTTTTTGCCTGCCGCTTTCCGGAGGTGGCGATTGAGGAAACGCAGGATGAACCGCCGCTGGTGGTCCGCTACGAGAGCGGCCGGCTTACCGCGGAGATGGCGGCGGTGAGGCGCGGCTTCGGCTTTGAAGACGGCGAAGCCCACGGCGGGCACGGCTGCTAG
- a CDS encoding DUF6797 domain-containing protein — protein MKRSIVALALFITAGFLPVTSQAQGEISHATYLRNLDNYAFKRGEEIYTRTCQICHGTVEAPGSLPDARRFAQADFQNGHTPHEMFNTIKKGFRQMPPQVQLSDAEIYDVVHYIREHFVKPHRPGQYTELDAAYLDKAAGMKLPYQAKQEKPWQMMDYGPTMAATYDIHQYSVMKGIAVRLNKGMGGITKGAIWMVFDQDTLQPAAGWEGIFSDYAVISLAGNRTPDDQHQKVGTVRFTMPNQPAWANPATGKFDDLRYTGPDQKHYGPLPAAWGRFEGIHYQRDLPILQYRIGQRQVLEQYSSPAMGVFQRVMHVGAGTHELLHRLAPADVKVAVRHGDGVTVNEQDGYYMLHVPAGNAVNVVVTLTASMELDLEKLTPEAGAIPDLAKAIQQFDAPHWNQTFTTTVVRNPDDGPYVVDAIPAPTGAPWHCRMRFAGIDFFPDNPDRAAICAWDGDVWLIEGITTGQVQWRRIATGLFQPLGLKIHRGDIYVTCRDQIARLADHNKDGEIDFVEAFNSDQMVTTHWHEFASGLIVDQKGCFYYTKAGRHSSPFLVPQHGTCIQVDSDGKASRVVATGFRATNGLCMTSEGEIYLSDQEGNWRPENAINLIEPNAENPQFFGYTYGYHQLGDKAKDDKYVTKPVLWVNRDVDRSPSEMLEVDSKQWGPLGKELIALSYGCGKIFHIAMDDVDGQRQGAYIEVPVRQGSADYASTGLMRGHFNPKDGQLYTCGLSDWASSRTAPSGFYRVRYTGRPTYYPGSVKVFENGIRLDFTDAVKQVDDTRSSLIHWDMVRSSQYGMRDLKHDKPAIPVKAYHVLNQGRTLFIECEMPVTDLYELILRYTAEDGSPREMKMHASAFKRHPPCDPEGR, from the coding sequence ATGAAACGCAGCATCGTCGCACTCGCTCTGTTCATCACCGCTGGATTTCTTCCCGTCACCAGCCAGGCACAGGGGGAAATTTCCCATGCCACTTACCTGAGGAATCTCGACAACTACGCATTCAAAAGGGGGGAAGAGATCTACACCCGCACGTGCCAGATTTGCCACGGCACGGTTGAAGCGCCGGGGTCGCTGCCCGACGCACGACGATTTGCCCAAGCGGATTTCCAGAACGGCCATACTCCTCATGAGATGTTCAACACCATCAAGAAGGGGTTTCGCCAGATGCCGCCGCAAGTGCAACTCTCGGACGCGGAAATCTACGATGTGGTTCACTACATCCGCGAGCACTTCGTGAAGCCGCACCGCCCGGGCCAATACACCGAACTGGATGCCGCCTACTTGGACAAGGCGGCGGGAATGAAGCTGCCATATCAGGCAAAGCAGGAAAAGCCGTGGCAGATGATGGACTACGGCCCCACCATGGCGGCGACCTATGACATCCACCAGTATTCGGTGATGAAGGGAATTGCCGTGCGCTTGAACAAGGGGATGGGTGGCATCACCAAAGGGGCCATCTGGATGGTGTTTGACCAAGACACCTTGCAGCCTGCTGCGGGCTGGGAAGGGATATTTTCGGACTATGCCGTCATTTCGCTGGCTGGGAACCGGACACCGGACGACCAACATCAAAAAGTGGGCACGGTGCGCTTCACCATGCCCAATCAACCGGCGTGGGCGAACCCAGCGACGGGAAAATTTGATGATCTTCGCTATACCGGCCCCGATCAAAAGCATTACGGACCGCTCCCTGCCGCATGGGGACGTTTCGAAGGCATTCACTACCAAAGGGATTTACCCATCCTTCAATACCGTATCGGCCAGCGCCAGGTGTTGGAACAATACAGCAGCCCGGCGATGGGTGTCTTCCAGCGGGTGATGCATGTTGGCGCGGGCACTCATGAGTTGCTGCACCGTCTGGCACCCGCGGATGTGAAGGTGGCGGTGCGTCACGGCGATGGCGTGACCGTGAACGAACAGGACGGCTACTACATGCTGCACGTCCCCGCCGGCAACGCGGTGAATGTGGTGGTGACCTTGACCGCTAGCATGGAACTCGATTTGGAGAAACTGACCCCGGAGGCCGGTGCCATCCCGGATCTGGCCAAGGCGATCCAACAATTCGACGCGCCGCACTGGAATCAAACCTTCACCACCACGGTGGTCCGGAATCCGGACGACGGTCCCTATGTGGTGGACGCCATCCCGGCACCCACGGGAGCACCATGGCATTGCCGGATGCGATTCGCTGGTATCGATTTCTTCCCTGACAACCCAGATCGCGCCGCCATTTGCGCCTGGGACGGCGATGTGTGGCTGATCGAGGGCATCACCACCGGGCAAGTACAATGGCGTCGCATCGCCACCGGCCTGTTTCAACCGCTGGGACTGAAGATCCACCGTGGTGATATCTATGTCACCTGCCGTGATCAGATCGCCCGCCTCGCTGATCATAACAAGGATGGGGAAATTGACTTTGTGGAGGCCTTCAACAGCGACCAGATGGTGACCACTCACTGGCATGAGTTCGCCTCCGGACTCATCGTGGATCAAAAAGGCTGTTTCTATTACACCAAGGCAGGGCGCCATTCGTCGCCCTTCCTCGTTCCGCAGCACGGCACCTGCATCCAGGTGGACTCCGATGGCAAGGCCAGTCGTGTGGTGGCAACCGGCTTCCGGGCGACAAACGGGCTTTGCATGACCTCCGAGGGGGAGATCTACCTCTCCGACCAAGAAGGCAATTGGAGGCCGGAGAACGCCATCAACCTGATCGAACCCAATGCTGAAAATCCCCAGTTCTTCGGCTACACCTATGGCTACCATCAACTGGGTGACAAGGCGAAGGATGACAAATACGTGACGAAACCCGTACTGTGGGTAAACCGTGACGTCGATCGCTCACCCTCCGAAATGCTTGAGGTCGATAGCAAGCAGTGGGGGCCTCTCGGAAAAGAACTGATCGCCCTGTCCTATGGTTGCGGAAAGATCTTCCACATCGCGATGGATGATGTCGATGGCCAGCGACAAGGAGCCTACATCGAAGTGCCGGTCCGCCAAGGGAGCGCCGACTATGCCAGCACCGGGCTCATGCGCGGACACTTCAATCCGAAGGACGGTCAACTCTACACCTGTGGACTGAGTGACTGGGCGTCCAGCCGCACGGCTCCCAGCGGCTTCTACCGGGTGCGCTACACGGGACGGCCCACCTATTATCCCGGGTCGGTGAAAGTCTTTGAAAATGGAATTCGCCTCGATTTTACGGACGCCGTGAAGCAGGTGGATGACACGAGATCATCCCTGATCCACTGGGACATGGTGCGGAGCAGCCAATACGGGATGCGGGATCTCAAGCATGATAAACCGGCGATCCCCGTCAAAGCCTACCATGTGCTCAATCAAGGCAGGACTCTCTTCATCGAATGCGAGATGCCGGTAACGGATCTATATGAGCTCATCCTGCGCTACACAGCAGAGGACGGGAGCCCGCGCGAAATGAAAATGCACGCCTCTGCTTTCAAGCGACACCCGCCCTGCGACCCAGAGGGAAGATGA
- a CDS encoding zinc ribbon domain-containing protein YjdM, whose amino-acid sequence MSESVCPICDSTELLDHGTRYECVTCGHEWAKEEAADEPEHVRVVKDAYGNILADGDIVAMIKDLKLGGTSEVLKTGAKSKPIRLVDGDHEISCKMNGISIALKACYVKKVQG is encoded by the coding sequence ATGAGTGAATCCGTCTGCCCGATCTGCGATAGCACCGAACTTCTCGATCATGGCACCCGCTACGAATGCGTGACCTGCGGTCATGAATGGGCGAAGGAGGAAGCCGCCGATGAACCGGAGCATGTGCGCGTGGTGAAGGATGCTTACGGCAACATACTGGCGGACGGTGACATCGTTGCGATGATCAAGGATCTCAAGCTGGGAGGCACCTCGGAGGTTCTCAAGACCGGTGCGAAGTCTAAACCGATCCGTCTTGTGGATGGTGATCACGAGATCTCCTGCAAAATGAACGGCATCTCGATCGCGCTGAAGGCGTGCTATGTGAAGAAGGTACAGGGGTGA
- a CDS encoding VOC family protein yields MGQQGYTPGDFGWSELTTTNAADALSFYGSLVGWEKKGEPAPGYHCFGRGDEMLGGITQPQEGCGGPPRWMPYITVENLDATLAKATELGATTILPPMPLPEDSGHIAIIQDPQGVMTGLAQYNKKAC; encoded by the coding sequence ATGGGACAACAAGGCTACACCCCCGGCGACTTCGGCTGGTCCGAACTCACCACCACCAATGCGGCGGACGCGCTCTCCTTTTACGGCAGCCTCGTCGGCTGGGAAAAGAAAGGCGAACCGGCTCCCGGCTATCATTGCTTCGGCCGCGGTGATGAAATGCTCGGCGGCATCACCCAGCCACAGGAAGGCTGCGGCGGCCCGCCACGCTGGATGCCCTACATCACGGTCGAAAACCTGGACGCCACTTTGGCCAAAGCGACCGAACTGGGTGCGACTACCATCCTCCCGCCGATGCCCTTGCCCGAGGACTCCGGCCACATCGCCATCATCCAGGACCCGCAGGGCGTGATGACCGGCCTGGCGCAGTATAACAAGAAGGCCTGTTAA